In Ptiloglossa arizonensis isolate GNS036 chromosome 10, iyPtiAriz1_principal, whole genome shotgun sequence, the genomic window GTGGACACAACGTCACCGTGATATCAACCGTTCCCTCAAAGGCAAgtgatttatttttttcctttcctccCCGACCGCGATCGAGGTTCCTCGTTAGGTCGTTACCCGTGTGCCTTTTCGAACACAGGGATTTCATCGGGTTCGAGACTGTTTTATCCATTAGCCATCGAGTTAGGTAATTTACACGCGATACAATTACGGCGAAACTTTCGGTTCCGTTCGGTTCGAATCGGTAATCGGCGCGAAGAAACTGTCGAGCGAAAATTCAATAATATCACGGATCGTAGAGAAAAGTTCGAAAGGTATTTCGGATAGACGACGAACAGAGTTCGACTCCGTTCCATGCCAACcgcgcgtttctttcgcgcgcgtttctttcgcgcCTTTCCACCTCCACTTCCCCCTCCCAGACTCTCGGTCTTCTTGTCTCAGCCAACTTCCACTTTTCCCTGTTTCCGttccctttcgtttctttcgctctTATTTTCCACCACCGGCCTTTCCGTCTATAAACTCGAGTCCAAAGTTACGCAAACTTGGTCCGACTTCAATTTACCCTTACTAACGTTTCTCCTTGTTAAATGCGCCTCTCTTCGCGACCCCCGCGCGATAACACAGCGATATCGAGACTCTCGAAAACGAGAGGAGACGCTCGgattcgtttatcgtttaactTTTCAGAAGCCGATACAAAACTACGAGGACGTCGATCTGTCGTTCACCTACCGAAAAAACAATTGCATCGGTTTAAGGTAAGTGTGCGCTGCTACCGGTTGGACCGGTTGTCCAACACCGAAAGCGGTGAAATGAAACTATCGATTTTCCGCAGGCATATGGGAGCGTTCACTCTGCTGCGGAAGAACATGCGAGAAGCCAACGAGTTGTGCGAGGAGCAACTGTTCAGTTCCCCAGTTGCAAACTTAATTTCgtaatacgaaaaatattccttCTATTTAAGAGAAAGTAGATTTCGCGAGCTCGCCCGTTAAAGAtggaacgatcgaagaacgcgCGCGTAATTTTCTTCCGCGAATCGAAGGAAATTACCGACGCGACGCTGCCTCgttgctcgttcgttcgtttgccaGCCTGCCGCGGTGAAAAAGAAATACAGCCGAACGAAATTACAGTAATTCCATCCCGTTACAACTCGATTCGTACGACTAATCCAGATCAGGGGCGTTGTTTTTCCAGGAGGAACAAGACTTTCGACGCGGTGATTATAGAACAATTGTGGTACCAATGCTATTACGCCCTGGTGAATCATTACAATTCACCGGTTCTAATTGGATTTTTGAGCGTCGGAAACCTGCCGTACGTTATGGATTCTGTTGGTAAGCACGGAATAGAAAGAAGGCTGAACAATTGCCGAGAAACGCGAACCCTCTACGAGGGAAAATGTCGAGTCACGTGGGTTGTTTCGCGACGTTCTTTTCCACTGCTCTCGGGGCCGAAAATTGACAATTGTCGCAAACCGTCGGTAAAACAGAAACCGGCGAGGTTAGACGAAAAACGAGAACCGAGTTGGCATCGGACGAAAAGTACTCGTCGTAGCTGGAATTAAATGTGTTAAATATTCGCTGGTGTTCGTCGATTACTCTGTTCTCAGGGAATCCCGACGACCCGATGCTAAACCCAGACATGGCCTACCCTTTCACGAACAAAATGACCATCGACGAACGGATCCGGAACATCCTTTACACAACCTGGACCAGAATATACTATAAGCACTGGCACTTGCCGAGAGCGCAGAAAATCGTCGACAAGTGGACGGCCAAGGAGACCTCGGTCCAGGAGATGGACCGAAATTTCAGTCTGGTGATATTGGGAAACAATCACGTGTTCGGATATCCGAAACCTTTACTGCCGAACGTGATCGAAGTCCACGGTCTCCAAATCACGGAGGAACGCGTAGCCTTGCCGATCGTACGTTTCCCGGAAACATCGAATCGAACGGGTCAACGACCAGCGATATTTGCCGGAGTTAAATTCGGTTAACGATTACGGTTATCATTCCGCGCGGAGCATAGACTGTTGCTTCGCGGCGTTTTGTCCGGGCAAAGGGTAGGAGGAACCTGGATCGCGGACGGAGCGAAAATGATTTCTCCGGGGGAAAATACGTAGCGCGGTCTCTCGGGTAACCGGTACCGGGGAAACTTTACCCACGGCCCGGCATTGCGACGGACGCGAAAGTAAAGGGGTCGTTGCTATTTACCGCCGCTCGCTCGTTCCACCTGTTCCAGCTTTTTCCGTCCTTTCCGTCCGGccgcgcgaacgaaaaataattttcgagagGCATCTCCACCTTCGGAGCTCGTTCGGACCGGGCTAACGGAAACAAATCcggacaattttcgcgagtcgtcGCAAGACCGTCGCGAGCGCCGCTGGCTGCCCCTGTGGGGCAACGCTACACCAATGTCACGTGGAATTAACACGAAATACCGAAACGCGAAACGTGATCGTTATCCACGTGTCCGTAAATGCACCCAGTTCCGCGGAGCGATGCTATTAATACAATACACCTTCTGCTCCACGTGACGCGCCCGTGCGATCGCTTCAATGGGAACCTCGCGATCGCGAacaaaacgacgaaacgacgaaacgacggcAAGCCGCAAAGAACGTGACGATCTCTCGCCGAAATGCGCGATTATTTCGTTCGCAGGACATCCAAGAGTTCCTAGACGGCGCGGTCCACGGCGCGAtctacttctccctaggctcgAATCTGCAAACCCATCAGTTACCCGCCGAACCGTTCACCGCATTGTACAACGCGTTCAGCTCGCTCCGGCAAAGAGTCCTATGGAAACACGCCGTAGACGTGCCCGTTCCTCCGAGCAACGTCAAATTCGTTAAGTGGGCGCCGCAGCATGCGGTTCTCGGTAAGACGATTACCTTGGATCTCGATCGACTCGTTAACGAACGGTGTCTCGGGGCAGCGTCCCTTCTCGGGAAGACCAGAGGTTACGCACgaaggggaaaaaataaacgaccgTGTCCCGATGATCCGTGCCGGAGAAACACCGATCCGTGCCGATTCATACCGAAACGATGGAAGATAACTCGTGACGCGACGGCGAAATTCTCCCGGGAAATTCTGACAAACAACTCCGCATCGTTCGCGGTAACGCCCGGACCCGATGCAAATGCGAGCGGGTGCAAACTTTCGTACACATTGACGGACAGGTTACCGCTCGCTTCCACCGAACCCCCTCTAATACCGTAGAAAACGTATTAAAGCCGAGAATACGAAATGTAACTGGAGGGCGCGATGCAAATAATGAGAATTTCAATTCAATTGCCCGTTGCGCGGGGATTCACGTACTTCCGGATTTCCCAACCAGAAACTTTCTCGTCGACGAGAGCGTTTCACACGCCGGATCGTCCTCGACGATTCAACGACTTGTATTTGTACACAGCACACCCGAAAGTGATGGCCTACGTGATGCAAGGTGGACTGCAGTCGTTGCAGGAGGCGGTGCACTATTCTGTCCCGGTAGTCGCCATTCCCTTTTTCGGGGATCAACTTTTCAACGCCCGGAAAATCTTGGACGCCGGCATTGGACTCGCCTTGAACATCGATACCGTCACAGTCGACTCCGTCGTACGGGCCGTCACCGACGTTATAGAGAATAAAACGTTGGTAAATCGTCGACCTCGGTCCGACGCCCCAGAAATTCATCCAAATTCAAATCCATTCTACCCTCTATCGCCCTCGTGTTTAACCAAAGACACTCTACTTGCAGATATTACAACAATATCAAGCTCATGTCGGAAATCGTTAAGGACGAATTGGTAAAACCCATGGATCGAGCTGTCTGGAACGTCGAGCACGtaatcaaattttcgaaatctcgGCACCTGCGTTATCACGGCCATgatatttcatcgttcgattattGGGGAACGATCGTCGTCCTCGTTACGCCCTTGGCATTCCTATTATCGTATTGCTATCGACTCCCTAACAATCTAAGGAAAACCGCGCAGAAACGATTTTGCAAGGCATGCCACGCGAAATCGAAACACCACTGATCGATTTCGTTAACTACTATATAATACGTATAGTCGAATAAAAGCTGCGAAAACACGCATTGCTCGACTGAATCGAAATACCGTCTACCGgtcaaaatttctttcgtagggTCAAACTATCACCGACAAACCATCACCGACAAATCATCGCGATCTCCGCCGTTTTCTCGCCACTCGAGTAACGCTGACACCGTAACACTCTACTTTTATGTACCAAATGAATAAACTTCGTTTCAAATACCTGACAAACAATTATTACCAGCCACCTtttaaaacattaagaaacacgttagaAACCAGCTTCCACTTggaatttcgatcaaaattcatttctatgCGCTAGTTAACCATTCGTAATGCCTCAATTAGACGTATAAATGAATAATATGCATGTAAATAATGTGCCTATTCTACCATTAACATTCGGAACATGCGTCTATGTTAAAAACAATCGCGTAGGGGAACAAACAATCACTAAAATGATGCgcgttcgcagatttcgcaatatcttgatgtttatttatcataattattaacaaccgtccataagaccatagtttaaacaattattaagaatatcctagtataaataatgccttgaaAGCCattaaattgttgaaaaataagTTTAAGGCAACCGACGTAACTGGTAAATCACCTTGTCAGAGTGTATATCataatacattttaattttttattctccactctgtgcagaagcataaattcaaaaataatgtaatttgttcaaaatttaaataaatcgaaaagtgcaagtggcaccatctacggcaaaacgtccaagtttgtcaAGAAATAGTTTGCTAGCTAAAACGCTAGATGGCGAAACAGGAACTGTTAGATCGTGTATTGGAATGTaggtaacaaaattaaaatttttcttcaaaaataagaacaatacgcattatctattaatttctgattcccaactctgtgcagaagcaaaattcaaaagtaatttaatgggttaaaaatttaattaaaaagaaaagcttaggtggcaccatctacggcaaaatctccaagtttatcgggaaatagtACGTCAGCGAAGCGATAGATGGAGAGACAGGAACTGTTAGTCCGTGCATTCGAATGtaggtaataaaattaaaatttttctataaaactaagaacaatacgcatcatctattaatttctgattccTAACTCTGTGTAGAagcaaatttcaaaaataatttaatgggttgaaaatttaattaaaaagaaaagcttaggtggcaccatctacggcaaaatctccaagtttatcgggatataattcgtcagcgatgcgctagatgtcgagacaggagatgttcgcccatgtattggatgtagataataaaattaaaatttttctataaaactaagaacaatacgcatcatctattaatttctgatttccaactctgtgaaGAAGCAAAATTCGAACATAATtcaatggggtgaaaatttaattaaaaagaaaagcatgggtggcaccacctacggcaaaatcttcaagtttatcgggaaataattcgtcagcgaagcgctagatgtcgcGACAGATGATGTTAGCCCatatattggatgtagataataaaattaaagtttTTCTAGAAAACTAAGAActatacgcatcatctattatcTTCTGATTTCCaattctgtgcagaagcaaaattcaaatgtaatttaatggggtgaaaatataattaaaaaaaaagcatgggtggcaccatctacggcaaaatcttcaagtttatcgggaaataatacgTTAGCGCAGGGCTAGATGGCGAGAgaggagatgttcgcccatgtattggatgtagataataaaattaaaatttttctataaaactgacAACAATACGCACTATGCATtaatttctgatttccaactctgtccagcagcaaaattcaaatttaatttaatggggtgaaaatttaattaaaaggaaaagcatgggtggcaccatctacggaaaaatcttcaagtttcacgggaaataattcgtcagcgacgcactagatgtcgagacaggagatgttcgcctatgtattggatgtagataataaaattaaaatttttttataaaactaagaacaatacgcatcatctattaatttctgatttccaactctgtgctgaagcaaaattcaaatataatttaatggggtaaacatttaattaaaaagaaaagcatgagtggcaccatctacggctaaatcttcaagtttatcgggaaataattcgtcagcgatgcactagatgtcgagacaggagatgttcgcctatgtattggatgtagataataaaattaaaatttttctataaaactgagaacaatacgcatcatctattaatttctgatacccaactctgtgcagaagcaaaattcaaatataacttaatggggtgaaaatttaattaaaaagaaaagcatgtgtggcaccatctacggcaaaatcttcaagattatcgggaaataattcgtcagcgaagcgctagatggagAGACAGGAACTGTTAGTCCGTGCATTCGAATGtaggtaataaaattaaaatttttctataaaactaagaacaatacgcatcatctattaatttctgatttccaactctgtgctgaagcaaaattcaaatataatttaatggggtaaacatttaattaaaaagaaaagcatgagtggcaccatctacggctaaatcttcaagtttatcgggaaataattcgtcagcgaagcgctagatgtcgagacaggagatgttagcacatgtattggatgtagataataaaattaaaatttttctagaacactaagaacaatacgcattgtCTATTAACTTATAATTTCCAACTCTGtacagaagcaaaattcaaatgtaatttaatggggtgaaaatttaattaaaaagaaaagcatgggtggcaccatctacggcaaagtcttcaagtttatcgggatataattcgtcagcgatgcgctagatgtcgagacaggagatgttcgcccatgtattggatgtagataataaaattaaaatttttctagaaaactaagaacaatatgcattatctattaacttctgatttccaactctgtgcagaagcaaaattcaaatgtaatttaatcgggtgaacatttaattaaaaagaaaagcatgagtggcaccatctacggctaaatcttcaagtttatcgggaaataattcgtcagcgaagcgctagatgtcgagacaggagatgttagcacatgtattggatgtagataataaaattaaaatttttctagaaCACTAAGAACAATGCGCATCATGTATTAATTTCTGattcccaactctgtgcagaagcaaaattcaaatgtaatttaaaagggggaaaatttaattaaaaagagaagcatgggtggcaccatctacggcaaaatcttcaagtttatcgggatataattcgtcagcgatgcgctagatgtcgagacaggagatgttcgcccatgtattggatgtagataataaaattaaaatttttctataaaactgagaacaatacgcatcatctattaatttctgataCCCAATTCTGTGCTgacgcaaaattcaaatataatttaatggggtgaaaatttaattaaaaagaaaagcatgggtggcaccatctacggcaaaatcttcaagtttatcgggaaataatacgTCAGTGAACGGCTAGATGTccagacaggagatgttcgcccctgtattggatgtagataataaacttaacatttttcaataaaactaagaacaatacgcattaaatattaacttctgatttccaactctgtgcagaagcaaaatgcaaatgtaatttaatggggtgaaaatttaattaaaaagaaaagcatgggtggcaccatctacggcaaaatcttcaagtttatcgggcaataattcgtcagcgatgcgctagatgtcgagacaggagatgttagaacatgtattggatgtagataataaaattaaaatttttctagaaaactaagaacaatatgcattatctattaacttctgatttccaactctgtgcagaagcaaaattcaaatgtaatttaatcgggtgaacatttaattaaaaagaaaagcatgagtggcaccatctacggctaaatcttcaagtttatcgggaaataattcgtcagcgaagcgctagatgtcgagacaggagatgttcgcccatgtattggatgtagataataaaattaaaatttttctagaaaactaagaacaatatgcattatctattaacttctgatttccaactctgtgcagaagcaaaattcaaatgtaatttaatcgggtgaacatttaattaaaaagaaaagcatgcgtggcaccatctacggctaaatcttcaagtttatcgggaaataattcgtcagcgaagcgctagatgtcgagacaggagatgttcgcccctgtattggatgtagataataaacttaacatttttcaataaaactaagaacaatacgcattaaatattaacttctgatttccaactctgtgcagaagcaaaatgcaaatgtaatttaatggggtgaaaatttaattaaaaagaaaagcatgggtggcaccatctacggcaaaatcttcaagtttatcgggcaataattcgtcagcgatgcgctagatgtcgagacaggagatgttagaacatgtattggatgtagataataaaattaaaatttttctagaaaactaagaacaatacgcatcatctattaatttctgatacccaactctgtgcagaagcaaaattcaaatataacttaatggggtgaaaatttaattaaaaagaaaagcatgtgtggcaccatctacggcaaaatcttcaagattatcgggaaataattcgtcagcgaagcgctagatggagAGACAGGAACTGTTAGTCCGTGCATTCGAATGtaggtaataaaattaaaatttttctataaaactaagaacaatacgcatcatctattaatttctgatttccaactctgtgctgaagcaaaattcaaatataatttaatggggtaaacatttaattaaaaagaaaagcatgagtggcaccatctacggctaaatcttcaagtttatcgggaaataattcgtcagcgaagcgctagatgtcgagacaggagatgttagcacatgtattggatgtagataataaaattaaaatttttctagaacactaagaacaatacgcattgtCTATTAACTTATAATTTCCAACTCTGtacagaagcaaaattcaaatgtaatttaatggggtgaaaatttaattaaaaagaaaagcatgggtggcaccatctacggcaaagtcttcaagtttatcgggatataattcgtcagcgatgcgctagatgtcgagacaggagatgttcgcccatgtattggatgtagataataaaattaaaatttttctagaaaactaagaacaatatgcattatctattaacttctgatttccaactctgtgcagaagcaaaattcaaatgtaatttaatcgggtgaacatttaattaaaaagaaaagcatgagtggcaccatctacggctaaatcttcaagtttatcgggaaataattcgtcagcgaagcgctagatgtcgagacaggagatgttagcacatgtattggatgtagataataaaattaaaatttttctagaaCACTAAGAACAATGCGCATCATGTATTAATTTCTGattcccaactctgtgcagaagcaaaattcaaatgtaatttaaaggggggaaaatttaattaaaaagagaagcatgggtggcaccatctacggcaaaatcttcaagtttatcgggatataattcgtcagcgatgcgctagatgtcgagacaggagatgttcgcccatgtattggatgtagataataaaattaaaatttttctataaaactgagaacaatacgcatcatctattaatttctgataTCCAATTCTGTGCTgacgcaaaattcaaatataatttaatggggtgaaaatttaattaaaaagaaaagcatgggtggcaccatctacggcaaaatcttcaagtttatcgggaaataatacgTCAGTGAACGGCTAGATGTccagacaggagatgttcgcccctgtattggatgtagataataaacttaacatttttcaataaaactaagaacaatacgcattaaatattaacttctgatttccaactctgtgcagaagcaaaatgcaaatgtaatttaatggggtgaaaatttaattaaaaagaaaagcatgggtggcaccatctacggcaaaatcttcaagtttatcgggcaataattcgtcagcgatgcgctagatgtcgagacaggagatgttagaacatgtattggatgtagataataaaattaaaatttttctagaaaactaagaacaatatgcattatctattaacttctgatttccaactctgtgcagaagcaaaattcaaatgtaatttaatcgggtgaacatttaattaaaaagaaaagcatgagtggcaccatctacggctaaatcttcaagtttatcgggaaataattcgtcagcgaagcgctagatgtcgagacaggagatgttcgcccatgtattggatgtagataataaaattaaaatttttctagaaaactaagaacaatatgcattatctattaacttctgatttccaactctgtgcagaagcaaaattcaaatgtaatttaatcgggtgaacatttaattaaaaagaaaagcatgcgtggcaccatctacggctaaatcttcaagtttatcgggaaataattcgtcagcgaagcgctagatgtcgagacaggagatgttcgcccctgtattggatgtagataataaacttaacatttttcaataaaactaagaacaatacgcattaaatattaacttctgatttccaactctgtgcagaagcaaaatgcaaatgtaatttaatggggtgaaaatttaattaaaaagaaaagcatgggtggcaccatctacggcaaaatcttcaagtttatcgggaaataatacgTCAGTGAACGGCTAGATGTccagacaggagatgttcgcccctgtattggatgtagataataaacttaacatttttcaataaaactaagaacaatacgcattaaatattaacttctgatttccaactctgtgcagaagcaaaatgcaaatgtaatttaatggggtgaaaatttaattaaaaagaaaagcatgggtggc contains:
- the LOC143152484 gene encoding UDP-glucosyltransferase 2 isoform X1, which codes for MSVGPRSGLRVSFPVYHSARDARDRSSNRDRLFLVTVERTDRATRFKLSLSLRTAIYRRGSSLGKILQRILTDNTLRIAVFASISCKMRVATVLLLVFLRQLSAIVGFNILGICPSASYSHQQPFQALMKALAARGHNVTVISTVPSKKPIQNYEDVDLSFTYRKNNCIGLRHMGAFTLLRKNMREANELCEEQLFSSPVANLISRNKTFDAVIIEQLWYQCYYALVNHYNSPVLIGFLSVGNLPYVMDSVGNPDDPMLNPDMAYPFTNKMTIDERIRNILYTTWTRIYYKHWHLPRAQKIVDKWTAKETSVQEMDRNFSLVILGNNHVFGYPKPLLPNVIEVHGLQITEERVALPIDIQEFLDGAVHGAIYFSLGSNLQTHQLPAEPFTALYNAFSSLRQRVLWKHAVDVPVPPSNVKFVKWAPQHAVLAHPKVMAYVMQGGLQSLQEAVHYSVPVVAIPFFGDQLFNARKILDAGIGLALNIDTVTVDSVVRAVTDVIENKTYYNNIKLMSEIVKDELVKPMDRAVWNVEHVIKFSKSRHLRYHGHDISSFDYWGTIVVLVTPLAFLLSYCYRLPNNLRKTAQKRFCKACHAKSKHH
- the LOC143152484 gene encoding UDP-glucosyltransferase 2 isoform X2 yields the protein MSEMPWKRIERSVFASISCKMRVATVLLLVFLRQLSAIVGFNILGICPSASYSHQQPFQALMKALAARGHNVTVISTVPSKKPIQNYEDVDLSFTYRKNNCIGLRHMGAFTLLRKNMREANELCEEQLFSSPVANLISRNKTFDAVIIEQLWYQCYYALVNHYNSPVLIGFLSVGNLPYVMDSVGNPDDPMLNPDMAYPFTNKMTIDERIRNILYTTWTRIYYKHWHLPRAQKIVDKWTAKETSVQEMDRNFSLVILGNNHVFGYPKPLLPNVIEVHGLQITEERVALPIDIQEFLDGAVHGAIYFSLGSNLQTHQLPAEPFTALYNAFSSLRQRVLWKHAVDVPVPPSNVKFVKWAPQHAVLAHPKVMAYVMQGGLQSLQEAVHYSVPVVAIPFFGDQLFNARKILDAGIGLALNIDTVTVDSVVRAVTDVIENKTYYNNIKLMSEIVKDELVKPMDRAVWNVEHVIKFSKSRHLRYHGHDISSFDYWGTIVVLVTPLAFLLSYCYRLPNNLRKTAQKRFCKACHAKSKHH
- the LOC143152484 gene encoding UDP-glucosyltransferase 2 isoform X3: MGAFTLLRKNMREANELCEEQLFSSPVANLISRNKTFDAVIIEQLWYQCYYALVNHYNSPVLIGFLSVGNLPYVMDSVGNPDDPMLNPDMAYPFTNKMTIDERIRNILYTTWTRIYYKHWHLPRAQKIVDKWTAKETSVQEMDRNFSLVILGNNHVFGYPKPLLPNVIEVHGLQITEERVALPIDIQEFLDGAVHGAIYFSLGSNLQTHQLPAEPFTALYNAFSSLRQRVLWKHAVDVPVPPSNVKFVKWAPQHAVLAHPKVMAYVMQGGLQSLQEAVHYSVPVVAIPFFGDQLFNARKILDAGIGLALNIDTVTVDSVVRAVTDVIENKTYYNNIKLMSEIVKDELVKPMDRAVWNVEHVIKFSKSRHLRYHGHDISSFDYWGTIVVLVTPLAFLLSYCYRLPNNLRKTAQKRFCKACHAKSKHH